In the genome of Bradyrhizobium arachidis, one region contains:
- a CDS encoding cation-translocating P-type ATPase, with protein sequence MQVTRDFSHYVRIAGEGIKHIDLAVEGVHCAGCMAKIERGLSAIPDVTLARVNLTDRRVALEWKQGTLDPARFIDRLEELGYKAYPFETESAEEAEVAESRFLLRCLGVAAFATMNVMMLSIPVWSGNVSDMLPEQRDFFHWLSALIALPAAAYAGQPFFRSAWRALSNKTTNMDVPISIGVCLALGMSVVETIHHAEHAYFDAAIMLLTFLLVGRFLDQNMRRRTRAVAGNLAALKAETAAKFIGPDEISQVPIAAIHPGDIVLLRPGERCAVDGTVIEGRSEIDQSLITGETLYVTAEQDTPVYAGSMNISGTLRVRVSAASEATLLAEITRLLDNALAARSRYMRLADRASRLYAPVVHATALVTILGWVVAGASWHDAIVTGVAVLIITCPCALGLAIPTVQTVAAGTMFKSGVLLNAGDAIERLAEADHIIFDKTGTLTLPDLEVTNVADIPADIFELAGRLALSSHHPVAAAVAQAAGARSPIVGAVEEAGQGVRATVDGVELRLGRPSFCGAEGLVGLTDDLDPEASIVAFSKGSEKFILSVRQGLRPDAQAVIAALKARNIGIEILSGDREPAVVAAAHALGIPEWRAGVTPADKIARIEELKRRGTKVLMVGDGMNDAPSLAAAHVSMSPISAAHLSQATADLVFLGRPLAPVVAAIDASRKALHLMRENLWLAIGYNVLAVPVAISGIVTPLIAAAAMSGSSILVMLNSLRARNTSRELG encoded by the coding sequence ATGCAGGTCACGCGGGATTTTTCGCACTATGTCCGCATCGCGGGCGAGGGGATCAAGCACATCGATCTCGCCGTCGAGGGCGTTCACTGCGCCGGCTGCATGGCCAAGATCGAGCGCGGACTGTCGGCCATCCCCGACGTCACATTGGCGCGCGTGAACCTCACCGACCGCCGCGTCGCGCTGGAGTGGAAGCAGGGCACGCTCGATCCCGCCCGCTTCATCGATCGCCTGGAGGAGCTTGGCTACAAGGCTTATCCTTTCGAGACCGAAAGCGCGGAAGAGGCCGAGGTTGCCGAATCCCGCTTCCTGCTGCGCTGCCTCGGCGTCGCAGCCTTCGCCACCATGAACGTGATGATGCTGTCGATCCCGGTGTGGTCGGGCAACGTCTCGGACATGCTGCCGGAGCAGCGCGACTTCTTTCACTGGCTGTCGGCGCTGATCGCGCTGCCGGCGGCGGCCTATGCCGGCCAGCCGTTCTTCCGCTCGGCCTGGCGCGCGCTGTCGAACAAGACCACCAACATGGACGTGCCGATCTCGATCGGCGTGTGCCTTGCGCTCGGCATGTCCGTGGTCGAGACCATCCACCACGCCGAGCATGCCTATTTCGACGCGGCGATCATGCTGCTGACCTTCCTCTTGGTCGGCCGCTTCCTCGACCAGAACATGCGGCGGCGTACCCGTGCGGTCGCCGGCAATCTCGCTGCGCTGAAGGCCGAGACCGCGGCGAAGTTCATCGGGCCCGATGAGATCTCCCAGGTGCCGATCGCCGCGATCCATCCCGGCGACATCGTGCTGCTGCGGCCCGGCGAGCGCTGCGCGGTCGACGGCACGGTGATCGAGGGACGGTCCGAGATCGACCAGAGCCTGATCACCGGCGAGACGCTCTACGTCACGGCGGAGCAGGACACGCCGGTCTATGCGGGATCGATGAACATCTCCGGCACGCTGCGGGTGCGGGTCTCGGCGGCGTCGGAAGCGACGCTGCTCGCCGAGATCACGCGGCTGCTCGACAACGCGCTGGCCGCGCGCTCGCGCTACATGCGGCTCGCCGACCGCGCCTCGCGGCTCTACGCGCCGGTGGTGCATGCGACCGCGCTGGTCACGATCCTCGGCTGGGTTGTCGCCGGCGCGTCGTGGCACGATGCGATCGTGACCGGCGTTGCGGTGCTGATCATCACCTGCCCCTGTGCGCTCGGTCTTGCGATCCCCACTGTGCAGACGGTGGCCGCGGGCACGATGTTCAAGTCCGGCGTGCTGCTCAACGCGGGTGATGCGATCGAGCGCCTCGCCGAGGCCGACCACATCATCTTCGACAAGACCGGTACGCTGACGCTGCCTGATCTCGAAGTGACCAACGTGGCCGACATCCCCGCCGACATCTTCGAGCTCGCTGGGCGGCTCGCGCTGTCGAGCCATCATCCGGTAGCGGCCGCAGTCGCGCAGGCAGCCGGCGCGAGGTCGCCGATCGTCGGTGCCGTTGAAGAGGCCGGGCAGGGCGTGCGCGCCACCGTGGACGGTGTCGAGCTGCGTCTCGGCCGTCCGTCCTTCTGCGGCGCCGAGGGACTTGTCGGCTTGACCGACGATCTCGATCCCGAGGCCTCCATCGTCGCATTCAGCAAAGGGAGCGAAAAATTCATCCTCTCGGTGCGCCAAGGGCTGCGCCCAGATGCCCAGGCCGTGATCGCGGCGCTGAAGGCGCGCAACATCGGCATCGAGATCCTCTCCGGGGATCGTGAGCCGGCGGTGGTCGCAGCAGCGCATGCGCTCGGCATTCCCGAGTGGCGCGCGGGCGTGACGCCGGCCGATAAGATCGCACGGATCGAGGAATTGAAGCGGCGCGGCACAAAGGTGCTGATGGTCGGTGACGGCATGAACGATGCGCCGTCGCTCGCGGCAGCCCATGTCTCGATGTCGCCGATCTCGGCCGCACATCTCAGCCAGGCCACCGCCGATCTCGTCTTCCTCGGCCGGCCGCTGGCGCCTGTGGTGGCCGCCATCGACGCGTCGCGCAAGGCGCTGCATCTGATGCGAGAAAACCTCTGGCTTGCGATCGGTTACAATGTGCTGGCCGTACCGGTCGCGATCAGCGGCATCGTCACGCCGCTCATCGCGGCGGCGGCCATGAGCGGATCGTCGATCCTGGTGATGCTGAACTCGCTGCGCGCCCGGAACACCTCGCGGGAGCTTGGGTAA
- the ccoS gene encoding cbb3-type cytochrome oxidase assembly protein CcoS, with the protein MEILVILVPLALMLGGAGLVAFLWSLKSGQYDDLDGAAWRAIADDEPPPEMPAKR; encoded by the coding sequence ATGGAGATCCTGGTCATCTTGGTCCCGTTGGCCCTGATGCTTGGAGGAGCCGGTCTGGTCGCCTTCCTCTGGTCGCTGAAAAGCGGCCAGTACGATGATCTCGACGGCGCCGCCTGGCGCGCCATCGCAGACGACGAGCCGCCGCCGGAAATGCCGGCCAAGCGCTAG